In Pseudomonas sp. GCEP-101, one DNA window encodes the following:
- a CDS encoding chloride channel protein, which yields MSAADPSKTPPPPAEAAEHLTPKRPLARHPLLRQWRRNLAFWLGALLVGLVALAFAHLADLASATFRGVVAHSQWWPWLICPLGFAALVWLTQGALKNTRGSGIPQVIVALEQRSSPTRNALLSVRIAVGKLVMTLLALLVGASAGREGPTVHIGAALMYSFGRRLGLYEKHTVSGLIIAGGAAGIAAAFNTPLGGVVFAIEELSRTFEQRFSGLVLTAVLLGGMVTLGLMGSYSYFGRLSESMPLGPAWIAVVACGLLGGLLGGLYCRLVLPTDRGPLSFISRWRGRWPIRFAAACGLLLALLGLLSGHHVFGTGYAETRSILEGQPVVGHDFLLLKFIANVISFIAGIPGGLFSPSLTVGASLAPWLAPLIPGASLPAVGLLGMSAYLAGVTRTPLTATVITVEMSHSPDMLIPILAATLLASGVSARLNPLPIYHALARQMQESLGPTKGA from the coding sequence ATGTCCGCAGCCGACCCTTCCAAGACGCCCCCGCCGCCCGCTGAGGCCGCTGAGCACCTGACGCCCAAGCGCCCGCTGGCACGGCATCCGCTGCTGCGCCAGTGGCGGCGCAATCTGGCGTTCTGGCTGGGCGCCCTGCTGGTGGGGCTGGTGGCATTGGCCTTCGCGCACCTGGCGGATCTGGCCAGTGCGACCTTCCGCGGTGTCGTCGCGCACAGCCAGTGGTGGCCCTGGCTGATCTGCCCGCTGGGCTTCGCCGCGCTGGTCTGGCTGACCCAGGGCGCGTTGAAGAACACCCGGGGCAGCGGCATTCCGCAAGTCATCGTGGCGCTGGAGCAGCGCAGCAGCCCGACCCGCAACGCGTTGCTGTCGGTGCGAATCGCCGTCGGCAAGCTGGTGATGACGCTGCTCGCACTGCTGGTGGGCGCTTCGGCCGGCCGCGAAGGGCCCACCGTGCACATCGGTGCGGCGCTGATGTATTCCTTCGGCCGTCGCCTGGGGCTTTACGAGAAGCACACGGTCTCCGGGCTGATCATTGCCGGGGGCGCGGCGGGCATCGCGGCAGCGTTCAATACGCCGCTGGGTGGGGTGGTGTTCGCCATCGAGGAGTTGAGCCGTACCTTCGAGCAGCGCTTCAGCGGCCTGGTGCTCACCGCTGTACTGCTGGGCGGCATGGTCACCCTCGGCCTGATGGGCAGCTACAGCTACTTCGGCCGGCTCTCGGAAAGCATGCCCCTGGGGCCCGCATGGATTGCCGTGGTGGCGTGCGGGCTGCTGGGCGGTTTGCTCGGCGGCCTCTACTGCCGGCTGGTGCTGCCGACCGACCGCGGCCCGCTGAGCTTCATCAGCCGCTGGCGCGGGCGCTGGCCGATCCGCTTCGCCGCAGCCTGCGGGCTGCTGCTGGCGCTCCTCGGTCTGCTGTCCGGGCACCATGTGTTCGGCACCGGCTACGCCGAGACGCGTTCGATCCTCGAGGGACAGCCGGTGGTGGGACACGACTTCCTGCTATTGAAGTTCATCGCCAACGTGATTTCCTTCATCGCCGGGATTCCCGGCGGGCTGTTCTCGCCTTCGCTCACCGTGGGCGCGAGCCTGGCGCCCTGGCTGGCGCCGCTGATCCCCGGCGCGAGCCTGCCGGCAGTCGGGTTGCTGGGGATGTCCGCCTACCTCGCCGGCGTGACGCGTACGCCGCTGACCGCCACGGTGATCACGGTGGAGATGTCGCACAGCCCGGACATGCTGATTCCGATCCTCGCGGCCACACTACTGGCCAGTGGCGTATCGGCGCGCCTGAACCCGCTGCCGATCTACCACGCCCTCGCCCGCCAGATGCAGGAAAGCCTGGGTCCGACAAAAGGGGCATGA
- a CDS encoding SDR family NAD(P)-dependent oxidoreductase, whose amino-acid sequence MPRFALITGASSGIGLALAEALARRGQALILVARQRDALDSIACELSQRFGVEVLFRVCDLSEPLQISGLLHELEQSGRQIELLVNNAGVGTSGAFVDQDWSREQELLELNVLALARLCHGIGAMMERSGGGRILNVASVAGLLPGPWMSSYYASKAFVLHFSEGLREELKGRGIKVSVLCPGPTRTAFYRNADLRLGKLDDGKRVMSAEEVAFLAVKALRRAPALIIPGWRNRLFAYGVRLLPRWLMRKLAGRINRLALAG is encoded by the coding sequence ATGCCTCGTTTTGCCCTCATCACCGGCGCTTCCAGCGGTATCGGCCTGGCCTTGGCCGAAGCCCTCGCCCGCCGTGGCCAGGCCCTGATCCTGGTGGCGCGCCAGCGCGACGCGCTGGACAGCATCGCCTGCGAACTCTCGCAACGCTTCGGGGTGGAGGTGCTGTTCCGTGTCTGCGACCTGTCCGAGCCGCTGCAGATATCCGGGCTGCTGCACGAGCTGGAACAGAGCGGGCGGCAGATCGAGTTGCTGGTGAACAATGCAGGCGTCGGCACCTCTGGCGCCTTCGTCGACCAGGACTGGTCCCGCGAACAGGAATTGCTGGAGCTCAACGTCCTGGCCCTGGCGCGCCTGTGCCACGGTATCGGCGCGATGATGGAGCGCAGCGGCGGCGGGCGGATTCTCAACGTCGCCTCCGTGGCCGGCCTGCTGCCCGGCCCCTGGATGAGCAGCTACTACGCCAGCAAGGCCTTCGTGCTGCACTTTTCCGAAGGCCTGCGCGAGGAGTTGAAAGGCCGCGGCATCAAGGTGTCCGTGCTGTGCCCGGGGCCGACCCGCACCGCGTTCTACCGCAACGCCGACCTGCGCCTGGGCAAGCTCGACGACGGCAAGCGCGTCATGTCCGCCGAGGAGGTCGCCTTCCTGGCCGTGAAAGCCCTGCGCCGGGCGCCAGCCCTGATCATCCCTGGCTGGCGCAACCGCCTGTTCGCCTATGGCGTGCGCCTGCTGCCACGCTGGCTCATGCGCAAACTGGCCGGCCGCATCAATCGCCTGGCGCTGGCCGGTTGA
- the erpA gene encoding iron-sulfur cluster insertion protein ErpA: protein MTIETFTPTPLMFSHGAANKVKNLIDEEGNPRLKLRVFVTGGGCSGFQYGFTFDEDTADDDTIVERDGVSLVVDPMSFQYLAGAEVDYQEGLEGSRFVIKNPNAATTCGCGQSFSI from the coding sequence ATGACCATCGAAACCTTCACCCCCACTCCGCTGATGTTTTCGCACGGCGCTGCGAACAAGGTGAAGAACCTGATCGACGAAGAAGGCAATCCGCGCCTCAAGCTGCGGGTGTTCGTCACGGGCGGTGGCTGCTCGGGCTTCCAGTACGGGTTCACCTTCGATGAAGACACCGCGGACGACGACACCATCGTCGAGCGCGACGGCGTCAGCCTCGTGGTCGATCCGATGAGCTTCCAGTACCTCGCCGGTGCGGAAGTGGACTACCAGGAAGGCCTCGAAGGTTCGCGGTTCGTCATCAAGAACCCGAACGCAGCGACCACCTGCGGCTGCGGTCAGTCCTTCTCGATCTGA
- the argC gene encoding N-acetyl-gamma-glutamyl-phosphate reductase, producing the protein MIKVGIVGGTGYTGVELLRLLAQHPQARVEVITSRSEEGVKVADMYPNLRGHYDGLAFSVPDVKRLGDCDVVFFATPHGVAHALAGELLATGTRVIDLSADFRLQDAEEWAKWYGQPHGAPDLLPEAVYGLPEVNREAIKTARLIAVPGCYPTATQLGFIPLLENGLADASQLIADCKSGVSGAGRGAKVGSLFCEAGESMMAYSVKGHRHLPEISQGLRRAAKGEVGLTFVPHLTPMIRGIHATLYARVADRGVDLQKLYEERYANEPFVDVMPAGSHPETRSVRGANVCRIAVHRPQGGDLVVILSVIDNLVKGASGQAIQNMNILFGLDEHLGLSNVALLP; encoded by the coding sequence ATGATCAAGGTCGGTATCGTAGGTGGTACGGGTTATACGGGCGTGGAACTGCTGCGCCTGCTGGCACAACATCCCCAGGCGCGCGTCGAGGTGATTACCTCGCGCTCCGAGGAGGGCGTGAAAGTCGCCGACATGTACCCGAACCTGCGAGGCCACTATGACGGCCTGGCCTTCAGCGTGCCGGACGTGAAGCGTCTGGGCGACTGCGATGTGGTGTTCTTCGCCACGCCCCACGGCGTGGCACACGCCCTGGCCGGCGAGCTGCTGGCGACCGGAACGCGGGTGATCGACCTGTCCGCGGACTTCCGCCTGCAGGACGCCGAGGAGTGGGCCAAGTGGTACGGCCAGCCCCACGGCGCGCCCGATCTGCTGCCCGAGGCCGTCTACGGCCTGCCGGAAGTGAACCGCGAGGCCATCAAGACCGCGCGGCTGATCGCCGTACCCGGCTGCTATCCGACCGCCACTCAGCTTGGCTTCATCCCGCTGCTGGAGAACGGCTTGGCGGATGCCAGCCAACTGATCGCCGACTGCAAGTCCGGCGTCAGCGGCGCCGGGCGTGGCGCCAAGGTCGGTTCGCTGTTCTGCGAGGCCGGCGAGAGCATGATGGCGTATTCGGTAAAAGGTCACCGCCACCTGCCGGAAATCAGCCAAGGCCTGCGCCGTGCGGCCAAGGGTGAGGTCGGCCTGACGTTCGTGCCGCACCTGACCCCGATGATCCGCGGCATCCACGCGACCCTGTACGCGCGCGTCGCTGATCGTGGCGTCGATCTGCAGAAGCTGTATGAAGAGCGCTACGCCAACGAGCCGTTCGTCGACGTGATGCCGGCCGGTAGCCACCCGGAAACCCGCAGCGTGCGCGGCGCCAACGTCTGCCGCATCGCGGTGCACCGTCCACAGGGCGGTGACCTGGTGGTGATCCTGTCGGTGATCGACAACCTGGTGAAGGGCGCCTCCGGCCAGGCGATCCAGAACATGAACATCCTGTTCGGCCTGGACGAGCACCTGGGTCTGTCCAACGTCGCACTGCTGCCGTAA
- a CDS encoding DUF805 domain-containing protein: MDQSRFKIVFDGALMPQTPLETAKENLARLFKSDASKIDALFSGQPVVLKRDLTGDEADKYLRALHGAGANARKEAEGAAGFSLVETDDHPSEATLAARSAGEAAGSERMTCPKCGHEQATAIECSACGIVIEKYLARQAELAANPVAATPVAAPTASASPYAPPQAQVGEQLPEYGDLKVLTTDGRIGRVRYLGWSMAVSLIAIPVFLVVAGLFAVSNLLGILVGAIALIGFVVVSVMIGAQRLHDIGWSAWLLLLNLVPVVGSVFPLLMLLVPGTAEANRYGPPPPPNSRGVVIFAWTALLVPIIGILAAIAIPAYQGYLERAQSAQYEQYQQDDSSAPAASAEPSDEQFNSGDTEGADSDDGDSSDQ; this comes from the coding sequence ATGGATCAATCCCGCTTCAAGATCGTCTTTGACGGCGCGCTGATGCCGCAGACGCCTCTGGAAACCGCCAAGGAAAATCTCGCCCGCCTGTTCAAGAGCGATGCCTCGAAGATCGACGCACTGTTCAGCGGCCAGCCCGTCGTGCTCAAGCGCGACCTGACCGGGGACGAAGCCGACAAGTACCTGCGCGCCCTCCACGGCGCCGGCGCCAATGCCCGCAAGGAGGCCGAAGGCGCTGCCGGATTCAGCCTGGTGGAAACCGACGACCATCCCAGCGAAGCGACCCTGGCAGCCCGTTCCGCCGGTGAAGCGGCCGGCAGCGAGCGGATGACCTGCCCCAAATGCGGGCACGAACAGGCGACCGCCATCGAGTGCAGCGCCTGCGGCATCGTGATCGAGAAGTACCTGGCGCGCCAGGCGGAACTGGCGGCCAACCCGGTTGCCGCCACGCCCGTTGCGGCGCCCACGGCGAGTGCCTCGCCCTATGCCCCGCCGCAGGCTCAGGTGGGCGAGCAACTGCCCGAATACGGCGATCTCAAGGTCCTCACCACCGACGGCCGGATCGGCCGGGTACGCTACCTGGGCTGGAGCATGGCGGTATCGCTCATCGCCATCCCGGTGTTCCTGGTGGTGGCCGGTCTGTTTGCCGTCTCCAACCTCCTCGGCATTCTCGTCGGGGCGATCGCGCTGATCGGCTTCGTGGTGGTCAGCGTCATGATCGGCGCCCAGCGCCTGCATGACATCGGCTGGTCCGCCTGGCTGCTGTTGCTCAACCTTGTCCCCGTCGTCGGCAGCGTGTTCCCCCTGCTGATGCTGCTGGTGCCCGGCACCGCCGAAGCCAACCGCTACGGCCCGCCGCCGCCGCCCAACAGCCGTGGCGTGGTGATCTTCGCCTGGACCGCCCTGCTGGTGCCGATTATCGGTATTCTTGCCGCCATCGCCATTCCTGCGTACCAGGGCTATCTGGAGCGCGCGCAAAGCGCCCAGTACGAGCAGTACCAGCAGGACGACTCCAGCGCACCGGCCGCCAGCGCCGAACCGTCGGACGAACAGTTCAACAGCGGCGACACCGAAGGCGCTGACTCCGACGACGGCGACAGCAGCGACCAGTAA
- the coq7 gene encoding 2-polyprenyl-3-methyl-6-methoxy-1,4-benzoquinone monooxygenase, producing the protein MSADRHYSPADRFLLQADAALRTLLPFSGHPGRPSPAIVQPDAELSESDARHVAGLMRINHTGEVCAQALYQGQALTAKLPKVRKAMEEAADEEVDHLAWCEQRIRELGSRPSVLNPIFYGLSFGVGAAAGLISDRVSLGFVAATEDQVCKHLDEHLAEIPAEDQKSRAILEQMREDEEHHATSAIEAGGLRFPAPVKFGMTLLSKVMTKSTYRI; encoded by the coding sequence ATGTCCGCCGACCGTCACTACTCCCCCGCCGACCGCTTCCTGCTGCAGGCCGATGCCGCTCTGCGCACTCTGCTGCCGTTCAGCGGCCATCCGGGGCGCCCGTCCCCCGCTATCGTCCAGCCCGACGCCGAGCTCAGCGAGAGCGATGCCCGTCACGTCGCCGGCCTGATGCGCATCAACCACACCGGCGAGGTCTGCGCCCAGGCGCTGTACCAGGGCCAGGCACTGACCGCCAAGCTGCCCAAGGTACGCAAGGCCATGGAAGAAGCCGCCGACGAGGAAGTCGACCACCTTGCCTGGTGCGAACAGCGTATCCGCGAGCTGGGCAGCCGCCCGAGCGTGCTCAATCCGATCTTCTACGGCCTCTCGTTCGGTGTCGGCGCTGCCGCCGGGCTGATCAGCGACCGCGTCAGCCTGGGCTTCGTCGCTGCCACCGAAGATCAGGTGTGCAAGCACCTGGACGAACACCTGGCGGAAATTCCCGCCGAAGACCAGAAGTCCCGCGCCATTCTCGAGCAGATGCGCGAGGACGAGGAGCACCACGCCACCAGCGCCATCGAGGCCGGCGGCCTGCGCTTCCCGGCGCCAGTGAAGTTCGGCATGACGCTGCTGTCCAAGGTGATGACCAAGTCCACCTACCGGATCTGA
- the hemJ gene encoding protoporphyrinogen oxidase HemJ, giving the protein MLYLWLKAFHIVAVVCWFAGLFYLPRLFVYHAMSEDAASRERFCVMERKLYRGIMGPSMILTIVLGAWMLYLNPAWLTQGWMHAKLTLVVLLIGYHHACGAMLKRFARGENGRSHVFYRWFNEVPVLFLVAIVILVVVKPF; this is encoded by the coding sequence ATGCTCTATCTCTGGCTCAAGGCCTTTCATATCGTTGCCGTGGTCTGCTGGTTCGCCGGCCTGTTCTACCTGCCGCGCCTGTTCGTCTACCACGCCATGAGCGAGGACGCCGCCAGCCGCGAGCGCTTCTGCGTCATGGAGCGCAAGCTGTACCGCGGCATCATGGGCCCGTCGATGATCCTCACCATCGTCCTCGGCGCCTGGATGCTCTACCTCAACCCGGCCTGGCTGACCCAGGGCTGGATGCACGCCAAGCTCACCCTGGTGGTGCTGCTGATCGGCTACCACCACGCCTGCGGCGCCATGCTCAAGCGCTTCGCCCGCGGCGAGAACGGCCGCAGCCACGTGTTCTACCGCTGGTTCAACGAAGTGCCGGTCCTGTTCCTGGTCGCCATCGTGATCCTGGTGGTCGTCAAACCCTTCTGA
- a CDS encoding histidine triad nucleotide-binding protein, with amino-acid sequence MDCLFCKIVAGEIPARTLYEDDQVIAFHDIGPQAPVHFLVIPKQHIATLHDLSEADKPLAGHILFTAQRLAKEQGCDEGFRVVMNCNDLGGQTVHHIHMHVLGQRQMHWPPG; translated from the coding sequence GTGGACTGTCTGTTCTGCAAGATCGTTGCCGGGGAAATACCCGCGCGCACGCTGTACGAGGATGACCAGGTGATCGCCTTCCATGACATCGGCCCGCAGGCGCCGGTGCATTTCCTGGTGATCCCCAAGCAGCACATTGCCACCCTCCATGACCTGAGCGAAGCGGACAAGCCGCTGGCCGGGCACATCCTCTTCACCGCCCAGCGCCTGGCCAAGGAACAGGGATGCGACGAGGGCTTCCGCGTGGTGATGAACTGCAACGACCTGGGCGGCCAGACGGTGCACCACATCCACATGCACGTGCTGGGTCAGCGCCAGATGCACTGGCCGCCGGGCTGA
- a CDS encoding NAD(P)H-dependent flavin oxidoreductase: MSLPALLDRRLRIPLVAAPMFLVSNPQLVLACCKSGIVGSFPALNQRESSGFKAWLEEIEAGLAADPQAAPYAVNLIVHNTNPRLQADLKLCVEHQVPIVITSLGAVREVVDAVHSYGGLVFHDVTTRRHAEKAAEAGVDGLIAVAAGAGGHAGTWSPFALIAEIRQFFDKTLLLAGCINHGHEILAAQVLGADLAYLGTRFIATRESAASEDYKHMLLDARAADIIHTPAVSGVPASFMRQSLEAAGFDMQRLNDKGSLNYGEKLKPVSDEAKAWKTVWSAGQGVGDIRDLPAVGELIARLDHEYRQALTRSAGLSNQLLV; encoded by the coding sequence ATGTCCCTGCCCGCCCTGCTCGACCGCCGCCTGCGCATCCCCCTGGTGGCGGCCCCGATGTTCCTGGTCTCCAACCCGCAACTGGTGCTGGCCTGCTGCAAGAGCGGCATCGTCGGCAGCTTCCCGGCGCTGAACCAGCGCGAGAGCAGCGGCTTCAAGGCCTGGCTGGAAGAGATCGAAGCCGGGCTGGCAGCCGACCCGCAGGCCGCGCCCTATGCGGTCAACCTGATCGTTCACAACACCAACCCGCGCCTGCAGGCGGACCTCAAGCTCTGCGTGGAGCACCAGGTGCCGATCGTCATCACCAGCCTGGGCGCGGTGCGCGAAGTAGTCGATGCCGTGCACAGCTATGGCGGCCTGGTGTTCCACGACGTGACCACCCGCCGCCATGCGGAGAAGGCAGCCGAGGCCGGCGTCGACGGCCTGATCGCCGTCGCGGCCGGCGCGGGCGGCCATGCCGGCACCTGGAGCCCGTTCGCGCTGATCGCCGAGATCCGCCAGTTCTTCGACAAGACCCTGCTGCTGGCCGGCTGCATCAACCACGGCCACGAAATCCTCGCCGCCCAGGTGCTGGGCGCCGACCTCGCCTACCTCGGCACACGCTTCATCGCCACCCGCGAGAGCGCCGCGTCCGAGGACTACAAGCACATGCTGCTCGACGCCCGCGCCGCCGACATCATCCACACGCCCGCCGTTTCCGGCGTGCCCGCCAGCTTCATGCGCCAGAGCCTGGAAGCGGCCGGCTTCGACATGCAGCGGCTGAACGACAAGGGCTCGCTCAATTACGGCGAGAAGCTCAAGCCGGTCAGCGACGAGGCCAAGGCCTGGAAGACCGTGTGGTCCGCCGGCCAGGGGGTCGGTGACATCCGCGACCTGCCGGCAGTGGGCGAGCTGATCGCCCGCCTGGATCACGAATACCGCCAGGCCCTGACCCGCAGCGCCGGCTTGTCCAACCAACTGCTGGTCTGA
- a CDS encoding carbonic anhydrase, with the protein MRFIPRVSCLLAPLCLALSTAHAADAHWSYSGDQGPAHWGELGSALCASGAEQSPIDIEKSKVEPKKVPASELKLHYGKTALTLLNNGHTLQASAADGDTLTYKGTEYRLLQFHFHTPSEHQFNHQPYPMEMHLVNQDKDGHLLVLGLMIQQGHENKQLAQLWKHLPTQQGQEAPLAAALAPDLARLVPAASHHRFYHGSLTTPPCTEGVQWVLFEKPIELSKQQIRQFQALFPDNHRPTQSDTGREVDED; encoded by the coding sequence ATGCGCTTCATCCCCCGCGTTTCCTGCCTGCTCGCCCCGCTCTGCCTGGCCCTTTCCACCGCCCACGCTGCCGATGCCCATTGGTCCTACAGCGGCGATCAGGGCCCTGCGCACTGGGGTGAACTGGGTAGCGCCCTCTGCGCCAGCGGTGCCGAGCAATCGCCGATCGACATCGAGAAATCCAAGGTGGAGCCGAAGAAGGTGCCGGCGAGCGAGCTGAAACTGCATTACGGCAAGACTGCCCTCACGCTGCTCAACAACGGCCACACCCTCCAGGCCAGCGCGGCCGATGGCGATACCCTGACCTACAAGGGCACCGAATACCGCCTGCTGCAATTCCACTTCCACACGCCCAGCGAACACCAGTTCAACCACCAGCCGTATCCGATGGAGATGCACCTGGTGAACCAGGACAAGGACGGCCACCTGCTGGTGCTGGGCCTGATGATCCAGCAAGGCCACGAGAACAAACAGCTGGCGCAGCTGTGGAAGCACCTGCCGACCCAGCAGGGACAGGAGGCGCCGCTCGCCGCCGCGCTGGCTCCCGACCTTGCCCGGCTGGTCCCGGCGGCCAGTCATCACCGGTTCTACCACGGCTCGCTCACCACCCCGCCGTGCACCGAAGGCGTGCAGTGGGTGCTGTTCGAAAAGCCCATCGAGCTGTCGAAGCAGCAGATCCGGCAGTTCCAGGCGCTGTTCCCGGACAACCATCGCCCGACGCAGTCCGATACCGGCCGCGAGGTGGACGAGGACTGA
- a CDS encoding peptidoglycan DD-metalloendopeptidase family protein — protein sequence MTQSDQKAPYYPKSHLLAASGVAALLSLALLVFPSAEVEAKKTTLNLELESGTEQILQEKDDLRPNPVTEDDGSSPFAQIEGQPDNQNSAGKDAEKNHDLADSNKPASPSASAEPAWKSVTVGKGDTLSTVFAKAGLPANVVHDMLASNKDAKQFTRLDIGQDVDFLIDTKGELQGLKVKRSDLETISLNKSAKGYDFTRDLVKPSVHANYAHGRVDSSLFVAGRNAGLSHDLIMSMANILGYDIDFAQDIREGDEFDVIYESQQVKGKQVGTGSILAVRFVNRGKEYTAVRYTTKQGNTSYLRADGSSMRKAFIRTPVDFARISSRFSIGRFHPILNKIRAHKGVDYAAPIGTPIKATGDGKILEAGRKGGYGNAVVIQHGQRYRTVYGHMSRFAKGIRSGVAVKQGQIIGYVGMTGLATGPHLHYEFQVNGQHVDPLSAKLPTADPLSGPERKRFLAQTQPLIARMDQEKATFLALNKR from the coding sequence ATGACGCAATCCGATCAGAAAGCGCCGTACTACCCGAAGAGCCATCTGCTGGCCGCAAGCGGTGTAGCAGCGCTCCTCAGCCTGGCTCTGCTGGTGTTCCCCTCGGCCGAGGTCGAGGCGAAGAAGACCACGCTCAATCTCGAGCTGGAAAGCGGTACCGAGCAGATCCTCCAGGAAAAAGACGACCTCCGACCCAACCCGGTCACGGAAGACGACGGCTCTTCGCCTTTTGCCCAGATAGAAGGCCAGCCGGACAACCAGAACAGCGCCGGAAAAGACGCGGAAAAGAACCACGATCTCGCCGATTCGAACAAACCAGCCTCCCCCTCCGCTTCCGCAGAACCTGCGTGGAAAAGCGTGACCGTGGGCAAGGGCGACACCCTTTCTACCGTGTTCGCGAAGGCCGGCCTGCCGGCGAACGTCGTGCACGACATGCTGGCTTCCAACAAGGATGCCAAGCAGTTCACCCGTCTTGATATCGGCCAGGACGTGGACTTCCTCATCGACACCAAGGGCGAACTGCAAGGCCTGAAGGTCAAGCGCAGCGATCTTGAGACCATCAGCCTGAACAAGTCGGCCAAGGGCTATGACTTCACGCGCGACCTGGTCAAGCCGTCGGTGCACGCGAACTACGCCCACGGTCGCGTCGACAGCTCGCTGTTCGTTGCCGGCCGCAACGCCGGGCTGTCCCACGACCTGATCATGTCGATGGCCAACATCCTCGGCTACGACATCGACTTCGCCCAGGATATTCGCGAAGGCGACGAATTCGACGTGATCTACGAGTCCCAGCAGGTGAAAGGCAAGCAGGTTGGCACCGGCAGCATCCTCGCGGTGCGCTTCGTCAACCGCGGCAAGGAATACACCGCCGTGCGCTATACCACCAAGCAGGGCAACACCAGCTACCTGCGTGCCGATGGCAGCAGCATGCGCAAGGCGTTCATCCGCACTCCGGTGGACTTCGCCCGCATCAGCTCGCGCTTCTCGATTGGGCGTTTCCACCCGATCCTGAACAAGATTCGTGCACACAAGGGTGTGGACTACGCGGCGCCGATCGGCACGCCGATCAAGGCCACCGGCGACGGCAAGATCCTCGAAGCCGGTCGCAAGGGTGGCTACGGCAACGCCGTGGTCATTCAGCACGGCCAGCGCTATCGCACGGTGTATGGCCACATGAGCCGCTTCGCCAAGGGCATTCGCTCCGGCGTGGCGGTGAAGCAGGGCCAGATCATCGGATACGTCGGCATGACTGGCCTGGCCACCGGCCCGCACCTGCACTACGAGTTCCAGGTCAACGGCCAGCACGTCGACCCGCTGAGCGCCAAGCTGCCCACCGCCGACCCGCTGAGCGGCCCGGAGCGCAAGCGCTTCCTGGCGCAGACCCAACCGCTGATCGCGCGCATGGACCAGGAGAAGGCAACCTTCCTGGCCCTGAACAAGCGCTGA
- a CDS encoding anhydro-N-acetylmuramic acid kinase, translating to MPLYLGVMSGTSLDGLDIALIEQGEQTTLLASHYLPMPAGLRADLLALCSSGPDEIARSALAENHWVRLAAQGITELLAREKLAPGAIRAIGSHGQTIRHEPHQGFTVQIGNPALLAELTGIDVVADFRRRDVAAGGQGAPLVPAFHRALFGGDRRECAILNVGGFSNVSLLSPGQPVRGFDCGPGNVLLDAWIQEQRGDAYDRDGAWAASGSIDQGLLQAMLADDFFAAKGPKSTGRERFNLNWLNTVLASHAPAKAEDVQATLLELTARSIAAALLDAQPGCEEVVVCGGGAFNKTLMQRLAVHMPGASVISSLDRGVPPEWMEAMAFAWLAHRFLEREPGNCPEVTAAQGPRILGALYPA from the coding sequence ATGCCGCTCTATCTGGGGGTGATGTCCGGCACCAGCCTCGACGGACTGGACATCGCCCTGATCGAGCAAGGCGAGCAGACCACGCTGCTCGCCTCACACTACCTGCCCATGCCCGCCGGGCTGCGCGCCGATCTCCTCGCGCTGTGCTCCTCCGGCCCTGACGAAATTGCCCGCTCCGCCCTGGCGGAAAACCACTGGGTGCGCCTGGCAGCCCAGGGCATCACTGAGCTCCTGGCGCGCGAGAAGCTCGCCCCCGGCGCCATCCGCGCCATCGGCAGCCACGGCCAGACCATTCGCCACGAGCCGCACCAGGGCTTCACCGTGCAGATCGGCAACCCGGCGCTGCTCGCCGAACTGACCGGCATCGACGTCGTGGCCGACTTCCGGCGCCGCGATGTCGCGGCCGGCGGCCAGGGCGCGCCGCTGGTGCCGGCGTTCCACCGCGCACTCTTCGGCGGTGATCGCCGCGAATGCGCGATCCTCAACGTGGGCGGGTTCAGCAACGTTTCACTGCTCAGCCCCGGCCAGCCGGTTCGCGGTTTCGACTGCGGCCCCGGCAACGTCCTGCTGGATGCCTGGATTCAGGAGCAGCGCGGCGACGCCTATGACCGCGATGGCGCCTGGGCTGCCAGCGGCAGTATCGATCAAGGGCTGCTGCAGGCGATGCTGGCTGACGACTTCTTCGCCGCCAAGGGGCCGAAAAGCACCGGGCGCGAGCGTTTCAACCTGAACTGGCTCAACACCGTGCTGGCCAGCCATGCGCCAGCGAAGGCCGAGGACGTGCAAGCCACCCTGCTGGAACTCACCGCCCGCAGCATTGCCGCTGCGCTACTGGATGCACAGCCGGGTTGCGAGGAAGTGGTGGTGTGCGGTGGCGGCGCGTTCAACAAGACATTGATGCAGCGCCTTGCCGTGCACATGCCCGGCGCCAGCGTGATCAGCAGCCTGGACCGCGGCGTGCCGCCGGAATGGATGGAAGCCATGGCTTTCGCCTGGCTGGCCCATCGCTTCCTCGAGCGTGAACCCGGCAACTGCCCGGAAGTCACCGCCGCCCAGGGGCCACGCATTCTCGGGGCGCTCTACCCCGCCTGA